From Gemmatimonadaceae bacterium, the proteins below share one genomic window:
- a CDS encoding deoxyhypusine synthase: MTGKGKGDSGRERGGFKASRHGTGKSNAERASAAGDKAAQKRAAEQREAKSHKVGTKPASTFLRGKKIDPRKLDGSETVVQLVEGAFQSYNSGRLREACGLFTELMLEKDVTVGMTLTGALTPAGLGMSTIIPLMEAGFVDWIISTGANLYHDAHFGLGLSMHRGNPQASDTVLREEGVVRIYDVFFDYDVLLSTDAFFRKIIRAPEFQRQMSSAEFHHLCGKYLVEREKALGIPQKSLLAAAYRCGVPIYTSSPGDSSIGMNVAALALEGGGCVIDPNKDVNETASIVLHAKRKGGKSAVLIAGGGSPKNFALQTEPQIQEVLGIDEKGHDFFLQITDARPDTGGLSGATPAEAVSWGKIDPDRLPDAVVCYLDSTIALPILTSYALAKRKKRKLKRLYDQRGAMMATLVAEFEKANKG, from the coding sequence GTGACGGGTAAAGGCAAGGGCGATTCCGGTCGGGAGCGCGGTGGGTTCAAGGCCTCGCGGCACGGCACGGGCAAGTCAAACGCAGAGCGCGCGAGCGCAGCGGGCGACAAGGCCGCGCAGAAGCGCGCCGCCGAGCAGCGCGAGGCCAAGAGCCACAAGGTTGGGACGAAGCCGGCCAGCACTTTCTTGCGTGGCAAGAAGATCGACCCGCGGAAGCTCGACGGCTCGGAGACCGTGGTGCAGCTCGTCGAGGGCGCGTTCCAGAGCTACAACTCCGGACGGCTGCGCGAGGCCTGCGGCCTGTTCACCGAGCTGATGCTTGAGAAGGACGTCACGGTCGGGATGACGCTGACCGGTGCGCTGACGCCAGCGGGCCTCGGGATGAGCACCATCATCCCGCTGATGGAGGCAGGCTTCGTGGATTGGATCATCTCCACGGGCGCGAACCTCTACCACGACGCGCACTTCGGGCTCGGGCTCTCGATGCACCGGGGCAACCCACAGGCGTCGGACACGGTGCTGCGCGAGGAAGGTGTGGTGCGCATCTACGATGTGTTCTTCGACTACGACGTGCTGCTCAGCACGGACGCGTTCTTCCGGAAGATCATCCGCGCGCCGGAGTTCCAGCGGCAGATGTCGAGCGCGGAGTTCCACCATCTCTGCGGCAAGTATCTGGTGGAGCGCGAGAAGGCGCTGGGCATCCCGCAGAAGTCGCTGCTGGCGGCGGCCTACCGCTGCGGCGTGCCGATCTATACCAGCTCGCCCGGCGACTCGAGCATCGGCATGAACGTGGCGGCGCTGGCGCTCGAGGGCGGCGGCTGCGTGATCGATCCCAACAAGGATGTGAACGAGACGGCGAGCATCGTGCTGCACGCCAAGCGGAAGGGCGGGAAGAGTGCGGTGCTCATTGCGGGCGGTGGTTCACCCAAGAACTTCGCGTTGCAGACGGAACCGCAGATCCAGGAAGTGTTGGGCATCGATGAGAAGGGGCACGATTTCTTCCTGCAGATCACAGATGCGCGGCCGGACACCGGGGGACTCTCGGGTGCCACGCCGGCCGAGGCGGTGAGCTGGGGCAAGATCGATCCCGACCGACTTCCAGACGCGGTGGTGTGCTACCTCGACTCGACCATCGCGCTGCCGATCCTGACAAGCTACGCGCTGGCCAAGCGGAAGAAGCGGAAGCTCAAGCGGCTCTATGATCAACGTGGGGCGATGATGGCGACGCTGGTGGCGGAATTCGAGAAGGCGAATAAGGGCTGA
- a CDS encoding LLM class flavin-dependent oxidoreductase has translation MELGIYTFVEHTPDRTGALIPREQRIANLLGEAALADEAGLDVFGVGEHHRSDYLSSTPAVLLAAIAARTKRIRLSSAVTVLSSDDPVRVFQEYSTLDLISNGRAEILAGRGSFIESFPLFGYNLDDYNELFSEKLELLLKLRSEERVTWQGQFRAPLQDQPVFPRPLQSPLPVWVAVGGTPQSVVRAATLGLPMALAIIGGSPERFVPYADLYREAWAKAGHDPAQAKLSINSHGFIADDAARAAEVAFHPYMYQMGKIGRERGWPPPTKHQFDAERSAKGAVLIGDPQQVVDKILWEHELFGMQRFTLQLTVGAFPHAETMRAIELFGGVVAPAVRKAIGADRDARADVSAVSEASVPS, from the coding sequence ATGGAACTGGGCATCTACACGTTCGTCGAGCACACACCGGACCGCACGGGCGCACTCATCCCGCGCGAGCAGCGCATTGCCAACCTGCTGGGGGAGGCCGCACTCGCCGACGAGGCGGGGCTCGATGTGTTCGGTGTCGGCGAGCATCACCGGTCTGACTATCTCTCGTCCACGCCGGCCGTGCTACTCGCGGCCATCGCGGCGCGTACCAAGCGCATCCGACTGTCGAGCGCGGTCACCGTGCTCAGCTCCGACGATCCGGTGCGCGTGTTCCAGGAGTACTCCACGCTCGACCTCATCTCCAATGGTCGCGCGGAGATCCTTGCGGGTCGCGGGAGCTTCATCGAGTCCTTCCCGCTCTTCGGCTACAACCTCGACGACTACAACGAGCTCTTTAGCGAGAAGCTCGAGCTGCTGCTCAAGCTGCGGAGCGAGGAGCGCGTGACCTGGCAGGGGCAGTTCCGCGCGCCGCTGCAGGACCAACCCGTCTTCCCGCGGCCGCTGCAATCGCCGTTGCCGGTGTGGGTGGCGGTGGGTGGCACGCCGCAGTCCGTGGTGCGCGCCGCCACGCTCGGCCTGCCGATGGCGCTGGCCATCATCGGGGGATCACCGGAGCGTTTCGTGCCGTACGCCGACCTCTACCGCGAGGCCTGGGCGAAGGCCGGCCACGATCCCGCGCAGGCAAAGCTCAGCATCAACTCGCACGGCTTCATTGCCGACGATGCGGCAAGGGCTGCAGAGGTCGCGTTCCATCCGTACATGTACCAGATGGGCAAGATCGGCCGCGAGCGTGGATGGCCGCCGCCGACGAAGCATCAGTTCGACGCCGAGCGCTCGGCGAAGGGTGCCGTGCTCATCGGCGACCCGCAGCAGGTGGTCGACAAGATCCTCTGGGAGCACGAACTGTTTGGGATGCAGCGCTTCACGCTGCAGCTCACCGTGGGCGCGTTCCCGCACGCGGAGACCATGCGGGCCATCGAGTTGTTCGGCGGCGTGGTGGCGCCGGCGGTAAGAAAGGCGATTGGCGCGGACCGCGACGCTCGTGCTGACGTGTCCGCTGTCAGCGAGGCATCGGTCCCGTCCTAA
- the queG gene encoding tRNA epoxyqueuosine(34) reductase QueG, whose protein sequence is MGVGFDRAGIATLGPAETHDAFATWIEAGHHGEMAYLERGAALRADTTRPEPGMRSALVVLLDYGGKQPTGPVARYARGADYHRVMWDRLDELLDWVRRERGDDVRGRAYVDTGPILERDLARRAGLGWFGKNTMLIDPTLGSFFFIGALFLDLALAPDVPFEQEHCGTCTRCLDACPTDAFVSPQVLDARRCLSYLTIESRSEIPEEFRGALGETLYGCDICQDVCPWNVKFARELPDEALAARAPVAGTDARSLARLLLSMDDSAYREAFRGSAMKRAKLDGLQRNARTLIDNLDDASR, encoded by the coding sequence TTGGGTGTCGGCTTCGACCGCGCGGGGATCGCCACGCTCGGCCCCGCAGAGACACACGACGCGTTCGCCACGTGGATCGAAGCTGGCCACCACGGAGAAATGGCGTATCTCGAACGCGGGGCGGCCCTGCGCGCCGACACCACGCGCCCCGAACCCGGGATGCGTTCCGCGCTCGTGGTACTGCTCGACTACGGCGGCAAGCAGCCCACAGGCCCGGTGGCGCGATACGCCCGAGGCGCCGACTACCATCGCGTGATGTGGGATCGGCTCGACGAACTTCTGGACTGGGTCCGACGCGAGCGAGGTGACGATGTGCGCGGCCGCGCCTACGTCGACACCGGCCCGATCCTCGAGCGCGACCTCGCGCGTCGCGCCGGACTCGGCTGGTTCGGCAAGAACACGATGTTGATCGATCCCACGCTGGGTTCGTTCTTCTTCATCGGCGCGCTGTTCCTGGACCTCGCGCTCGCGCCCGACGTGCCGTTCGAGCAGGAACACTGCGGGACCTGCACGCGCTGCCTCGACGCCTGTCCCACGGACGCCTTCGTCTCGCCGCAGGTGCTGGACGCGAGGCGCTGCCTCTCCTACCTCACCATCGAGTCACGCAGCGAGATTCCCGAAGAGTTCCGCGGTGCGCTCGGTGAGACGCTGTACGGCTGCGACATCTGCCAAGACGTCTGTCCCTGGAACGTGAAGTTCGCACGGGAACTGCCGGACGAAGCGCTTGCCGCGCGTGCGCCTGTTGCCGGCACGGACGCTCGAAGCCTGGCGCGACTCCTCCTGAGCATGGACGACTCGGCCTATCGCGAGGCGTTCCGCGGCTCAGCCATGAAACGAGCCAAGCTCGACGGCCTGCAGCGCAACGCGCGCACGCTGATCGACAACCTGGACGACGCGTCGCGCTAG
- a CDS encoding copper-translocating P-type ATPase encodes MTDHITTRIPVQGMTCAACQSRVQNTLQKSAGVSDASVNLMMGTATVTYDPATTKPEALVEAIKQTGYDASMPQTDRSAFEEQEARDKATAEEFTDLKIKAIASGAIGLVAMALMPLGHSFMWLDWVLLVVTGVTMASAGQHFYVRAWKSFTHHSADMNTLVAVGTGAAYLYSIIATVWPSFFTSRGVSADVYYEAVILIIAFILTGNAFEARAKRNTATALRALVQLQPKTARVLRNLVEQDVPIEELAAGDTVVVRPGERIPVDGTITKGESAVDESMLTGESMPVAKKVGDRVIGGTINRTGAFRLSATTLGEDSVLAQIVKLMRDAQGSRAPIQALADRISSVFVPIVISIAIATFAAWVILATDASFVRAFAAAVTVLIIACPCAMGLAVPTAVMVATGKGAELGVLIKGGEALQRAGDISTIVLDKTGTVTEGRPAVTDVVVAEGVEESKLLGEVAALEALSEHPLAEAIVRHAREGGHAQGTVEGFESVTGKGIVGVVDGAAMAVGNAALMADYSIDVAPMSEAASNLSDKGRTPMYVARNGELAGLVAVADPIKESSREAIARMHTLGLTVVILTGDTERTAKAIAKEAGIERVVAGVLPEGKVAEIDRLQKEGQVVAMVGDGINDAPALAQADVGMAIGTGTDIAAEAADVVLMRGDLRASAQAVELSRRTMRTMKQNLFWAFIYNVIGIPVAAGVLYPAFGLLLTPVMASAAMAFSSVSVVTNSLRLRRARIV; translated from the coding sequence ATGACTGACCACATCACGACCCGGATCCCCGTCCAGGGGATGACCTGCGCGGCTTGCCAGTCGCGGGTGCAGAACACGTTGCAGAAGTCGGCCGGCGTCTCGGATGCCAGCGTCAACCTCATGATGGGCACGGCGACGGTCACCTATGATCCCGCGACCACCAAGCCCGAGGCGCTGGTCGAGGCCATCAAGCAGACAGGCTATGACGCCTCGATGCCGCAGACGGACCGTAGCGCCTTCGAGGAACAGGAGGCGCGCGACAAGGCGACGGCCGAGGAGTTCACGGATCTCAAGATCAAGGCGATTGCCAGCGGTGCCATCGGCCTCGTGGCGATGGCGTTGATGCCGCTGGGGCACTCGTTCATGTGGCTGGACTGGGTGTTGCTTGTGGTCACTGGCGTCACCATGGCATCCGCGGGGCAGCACTTCTACGTCCGCGCGTGGAAATCCTTCACGCACCACTCGGCGGACATGAACACGTTGGTGGCCGTCGGAACCGGCGCAGCGTACCTGTACTCGATCATCGCGACCGTCTGGCCGTCATTCTTCACGAGCCGCGGCGTGTCGGCCGACGTCTACTACGAAGCGGTGATTCTGATCATCGCGTTCATCCTGACGGGGAACGCGTTCGAGGCGCGCGCCAAGCGCAATACGGCGACGGCGCTGCGCGCGCTGGTGCAACTGCAGCCCAAGACGGCCCGCGTGCTGCGGAATCTCGTGGAGCAGGACGTGCCGATCGAGGAGCTTGCAGCGGGCGACACTGTGGTTGTGCGGCCGGGTGAGCGCATCCCCGTGGACGGTACGATCACGAAGGGTGAGAGCGCAGTGGACGAGTCCATGCTCACGGGCGAGTCGATGCCCGTGGCCAAGAAGGTCGGTGACCGCGTCATTGGCGGCACGATCAATCGCACCGGCGCGTTCCGTCTGAGCGCCACGACGCTGGGTGAGGACTCGGTGCTCGCGCAGATCGTGAAGTTGATGCGCGACGCGCAGGGGTCGCGGGCGCCGATCCAGGCATTGGCCGACCGCATCTCATCGGTGTTCGTGCCGATTGTCATCTCGATTGCGATTGCGACGTTCGCCGCGTGGGTCATCCTGGCGACCGACGCTTCGTTCGTGCGCGCCTTTGCCGCCGCGGTGACGGTGCTGATCATAGCTTGCCCCTGCGCCATGGGTCTCGCCGTCCCGACCGCGGTGATGGTGGCGACGGGCAAGGGCGCCGAGCTCGGCGTGCTCATCAAGGGTGGTGAGGCGCTGCAGCGCGCGGGTGACATCTCGACGATCGTGCTCGACAAGACCGGCACGGTGACGGAAGGCCGCCCGGCGGTGACCGATGTGGTCGTCGCGGAAGGTGTGGAGGAGTCGAAGCTGCTGGGTGAGGTGGCGGCGCTTGAGGCGCTCTCCGAGCATCCGCTTGCTGAGGCCATCGTGCGGCATGCGCGCGAGGGTGGGCACGCGCAGGGCACGGTCGAGGGCTTCGAGTCGGTGACCGGCAAGGGCATCGTCGGCGTCGTAGACGGCGCAGCGATGGCAGTGGGCAACGCCGCGCTGATGGCGGACTATTCCATTGATGTGGCGCCGATGTCGGAGGCCGCGTCGAATCTGTCGGACAAGGGCCGTACGCCGATGTATGTGGCCCGCAATGGGGAACTGGCGGGACTGGTTGCCGTGGCGGATCCCATCAAGGAGAGCTCGAGAGAGGCCATCGCGCGCATGCACACGCTCGGACTCACGGTCGTGATACTGACCGGTGACACGGAGCGCACGGCCAAGGCGATTGCCAAGGAGGCGGGCATCGAGCGCGTGGTGGCGGGTGTGCTGCCCGAGGGCAAGGTTGCCGAGATCGATCGCCTGCAGAAGGAGGGTCAGGTGGTGGCGATGGTCGGTGATGGTATCAACGACGCGCCGGCGCTGGCGCAGGCTGACGTCGGCATGGCCATCGGTACGGGCACGGACATCGCCGCGGAGGCGGCCGACGTGGTGCTGATGCGCGGCGACCTGCGGGCCTCGGCGCAGGCGGTGGAGCTCTCGCGCCGCACGATGCGCACGATGAAGCAGAACCTGTTTTGGGCCTTCATCTACAATGTGATTGGAATCCCGGTGGCGGCGGGTGTACTCTACCCGGCCTTCGGCCTGCTGCTCACGCCGGTGATGGCCAGCGCCGCGATGGCGTTCAGCTCAGTGAGTGTGGTGACCAACTCGCTCCGCCTGCGGCGGGCGCGAATCGTCTAG
- a CDS encoding 1-acyl-sn-glycerol-3-phosphate acyltransferase — MWLYRAMPLISELAVRSYYRVSVSGARLPATGPVLLVANHNNSLVDPALVASMAGRNVRFLAKSPLFTHPLIGWLIKGVGSVPVYRQQDDPTRLAQNLDTFRDVHRVLAAGDVVGIFPEGTSHSASRLAPLKTGAARIAIGAAAQLGRDFPIVAMGLVFRDRDTFRSEAHVIIAESFSWNDLVGDVNNRVAVRELTQRIERAMRTVSLNLEAWEDEPLVRTAEGVWRAEFSRGETVDAADEVARLRVTSEALAALRDGGADAWKPTADALREHGRALRRYGLTPQTLVEEISAGQALRWAALRVLLLPLIAVSVAGAIWFWLAKRVTVMGAAYTARIEGEDTIVTHRVLVGAVIFPLWIVATSLVLGAFYGWLAGLASMLLQPAWAAAALVIGERRQAMFTAVRRYLLRRFIGKRLRALREAQREIASQLQVLLAAVGPPAAR; from the coding sequence ATGTGGCTCTATCGGGCGATGCCCCTCATCTCCGAGCTGGCGGTGCGCTCGTACTACCGTGTGAGCGTGTCGGGCGCGCGCCTGCCCGCGACCGGTCCGGTGCTGCTGGTGGCGAACCACAACAACTCGCTGGTGGATCCGGCGTTGGTCGCGTCGATGGCCGGCCGCAACGTGCGATTCCTGGCCAAATCGCCACTGTTCACGCATCCGCTGATCGGATGGCTCATCAAGGGTGTGGGTTCCGTGCCGGTGTACCGGCAGCAGGACGATCCCACGCGGCTCGCGCAGAACCTCGACACCTTCCGCGACGTGCATCGCGTGCTCGCGGCGGGCGACGTCGTCGGCATTTTCCCTGAGGGCACCTCGCACTCCGCCTCCCGGCTCGCGCCCCTGAAGACCGGCGCGGCGCGCATCGCCATCGGGGCCGCGGCGCAGCTTGGACGCGACTTCCCCATCGTCGCGATGGGATTGGTCTTCCGCGACCGCGACACGTTCCGCTCAGAGGCGCACGTGATCATCGCCGAGTCGTTCTCCTGGAATGACTTGGTCGGCGACGTGAACAATCGCGTGGCGGTGCGCGAGTTGACACAACGCATCGAGCGCGCGATGCGCACGGTGTCGCTGAATCTCGAGGCTTGGGAGGACGAGCCATTGGTGCGCACCGCCGAGGGAGTGTGGCGCGCGGAGTTCTCGCGGGGTGAGACGGTGGACGCTGCGGATGAGGTCGCGCGGCTGCGCGTGACCAGCGAGGCACTGGCGGCGCTGCGCGACGGCGGGGCGGACGCGTGGAAGCCCACGGCAGACGCGTTGCGCGAGCACGGACGGGCACTGAGGCGCTACGGGCTCACGCCGCAGACCTTGGTCGAGGAGATCTCGGCGGGTCAGGCCCTGCGCTGGGCGGCGCTGCGCGTGCTGCTGTTGCCGTTGATCGCCGTTTCAGTGGCGGGCGCGATCTGGTTCTGGCTCGCCAAACGCGTGACGGTGATGGGGGCTGCGTATACGGCGCGCATCGAGGGCGAGGACACGATTGTCACACACCGTGTGCTGGTGGGCGCGGTGATCTTTCCCCTGTGGATCGTCGCGACCTCGCTGGTCCTTGGCGCCTTCTATGGCTGGCTTGCCGGCCTCGCGTCGATGCTGCTGCAGCCGGCGTGGGCAGCCGCGGCCTTGGTGATTGGCGAACGACGACAGGCGATGTTCACCGCCGTGCGCCGCTACCTGCTTCGGCGGTTCATCGGAAAGCGCCTGCGCGCACTGCGCGAGGCGCAGCGAGAGATCGCGTCGCAGTTGCAGGTACTGCTCGCAGCCGTGGGCCCACCAGCGGCGCGCTAG
- a CDS encoding cupredoxin domain-containing protein codes for MTGFDLLVLAAAATGIAAVNWWFFVAGRSAPAAAVADSAGVAEVEIIVDGGYSPSTVQVPVGRPVRLVFDRRDTSSCSEEVVIPEFNVRRFLPSGERTVIELTASAAGRFPFTCGMSMLRGTIIAND; via the coding sequence ATGACCGGATTCGACCTGCTCGTCCTGGCCGCTGCGGCCACTGGCATCGCGGCGGTGAATTGGTGGTTCTTCGTCGCCGGGCGCAGCGCGCCCGCGGCCGCAGTGGCGGACTCGGCCGGCGTGGCCGAGGTGGAGATCATCGTGGACGGTGGCTACAGCCCGTCGACCGTGCAGGTCCCTGTAGGGCGCCCGGTGCGCCTCGTGTTCGATCGCCGCGACACGTCCTCCTGCTCGGAAGAGGTGGTGATTCCCGAGTTCAACGTGCGTCGCTTCCTGCCAAGCGGGGAGCGCACCGTCATCGAGCTCACGGCGAGTGCGGCTGGCCGGTTCCCCTTCACCTGCGGCATGAGCATGCTGCGGGGCACGATCATCGCCAATGACTGA
- a CDS encoding metal-sensitive transcriptional regulator: protein MAAAKKELPSVQAACHCATHEDGGGRKAVAVDPGIKDNNLKRLRRVEGQVRGLQKMIDEDRYCADILTQISSVQEALRSVSRNLMRNHLKHCASHAIQSGDAEAEAMYDELVDMIYKSSR, encoded by the coding sequence ATGGCAGCGGCCAAGAAGGAACTTCCCAGCGTGCAGGCGGCTTGTCACTGTGCGACGCACGAGGATGGCGGCGGTCGCAAGGCCGTCGCCGTGGACCCGGGCATCAAGGACAACAACCTCAAGCGGCTCCGCCGCGTCGAGGGCCAGGTGCGCGGACTGCAGAAGATGATCGACGAGGATCGCTACTGCGCCGACATCCTGACGCAGATCTCGTCGGTGCAGGAGGCGCTGCGGTCGGTAAGTCGCAACCTGATGCGCAACCATCTCAAGCACTGTGCCTCGCACGCCATCCAGAGTGGCGACGCGGAGGCCGAGGCGATGTACGACGAGTTGGTGGACATGATCTACAAGAGCAGCCGGTAA
- a CDS encoding TonB family protein: MFSTLVASRPARERAGNAAFVSLSLHAALIATAVVATTVREAPRAPAIVRDPIVFIANPQPATTPRVAAPAAATPVETSPVDATPQLPDVNLPSVPAPSAVPIGLPKPGPALTTPGTLIGAAQQPGGAVTGVPGSGTAAPYSADVVEVPARLRPDHPLPRYPDMLRAARVEGFVRVRFVVGTNGRVEPESIEILESSHEAFVASVRRVLPQLRFTPGRVGGAAIRQLVELPFGFALTP; the protein is encoded by the coding sequence ATGTTCAGCACGCTTGTCGCCTCACGGCCTGCGCGCGAGCGCGCGGGGAATGCAGCGTTCGTCAGCCTCTCGCTTCACGCCGCACTGATTGCGACGGCGGTCGTCGCCACAACGGTGCGTGAAGCCCCGCGGGCCCCCGCCATCGTGCGGGACCCGATCGTGTTCATCGCGAACCCACAGCCGGCAACCACACCTCGCGTCGCGGCGCCCGCTGCGGCGACGCCGGTGGAGACGTCGCCAGTGGATGCGACGCCGCAACTGCCCGACGTGAACCTGCCGTCGGTTCCCGCCCCCAGCGCGGTACCCATCGGGCTGCCCAAACCGGGACCCGCACTGACCACACCCGGAACGCTGATTGGCGCCGCCCAGCAGCCCGGCGGCGCTGTCACCGGCGTGCCGGGATCCGGCACTGCCGCGCCCTACTCGGCCGACGTGGTTGAGGTCCCCGCGCGGCTGCGCCCGGACCACCCGCTACCGCGGTATCCCGACATGCTGCGCGCAGCGCGCGTGGAGGGATTCGTGCGCGTGCGCTTCGTGGTCGGCACCAACGGCCGCGTGGAACCGGAGAGCATCGAGATCCTTGAGTCCTCGCACGAGGCCTTCGTGGCAAGCGTGCGGCGCGTGCTGCCGCAGCTGCGGTTCACCCCCGGGCGTGTCGGTGGCGCGGCGATTCGCCAGCTGGTGGAGCTCCCGTTCGGGTTTGCGCTGACGCCTTGA
- a CDS encoding TIGR00730 family Rossman fold protein produces the protein MPKDEVLPRAATDDSIGDFSWALTEDARLLQYGGPRSDFRATDPWRVMRINTEFVEGFDKLAGIEKGVSIFGSARTHPDDPQYQAAVETARLLGEKGFSVITGAGPGIMEAANKGARLAKAPSYGCNIELPFEQGANPFVDTLVSFRYFAVRKTMFIKYSSAFIIFPGGFGTFDELFEALTLIQTGKISQFPVVLFGTHYWAGLVRWIRSRVLAERKISPGDMDLMVVTDDPAEAARVVEDAYQLQLKTAMRRARAENGER, from the coding sequence ATGCCGAAGGACGAGGTCCTGCCGCGCGCGGCCACGGACGATTCCATCGGTGACTTCTCCTGGGCGCTGACCGAGGACGCACGTCTCCTGCAGTACGGTGGCCCGCGCAGCGACTTCCGCGCCACCGATCCCTGGCGCGTGATGCGCATCAACACGGAGTTCGTTGAAGGCTTCGACAAGCTGGCGGGGATCGAGAAGGGCGTGAGCATCTTCGGCTCTGCGCGCACGCACCCCGATGACCCGCAGTACCAGGCCGCCGTCGAGACGGCGCGTCTGCTTGGCGAGAAGGGATTCAGTGTGATCACGGGTGCGGGCCCGGGCATCATGGAGGCGGCCAACAAGGGCGCGCGGCTCGCCAAGGCGCCGTCCTATGGCTGCAACATCGAGCTGCCGTTCGAACAGGGCGCGAACCCCTTCGTGGACACGCTGGTGAGCTTCCGCTACTTCGCCGTGCGGAAGACAATGTTCATCAAGTACTCCAGCGCCTTCATCATCTTCCCGGGCGGCTTCGGCACCTTCGACGAACTCTTCGAGGCGCTGACGTTGATTCAGACGGGGAAGATCTCGCAGTTCCCCGTCGTGCTCTTCGGCACGCACTACTGGGCCGGTCTGGTGCGCTGGATTCGCTCGCGCGTGCTGGCCGAGCGCAAGATCTCGCCGGGGGACATGGACCTGATGGTCGTGACGGACGACCCCGCGGAGGCGGCGCGGGTGGTGGAGGACGCGTACCAGCTGCAGCTCAAGACGGCGATGCGGCGCGCGCGCGCGGAAAACGGGGAACGCTGA
- a CDS encoding alkaline phosphatase family protein: MTLCIVVADGARPETLWRAIDAGELPALARVRAQGSAHTITTVFPSVTGSAYTPFLVGMHPGRAGLPGLRWYDRSRFNTLWPAHARSYVGIGGMRADKDLTPEARTLFEVEPRSLGGFTYIGRGLRGRRRIGTGTGFAARMAWTHFRADVDSWLRFDRWLGEEFARRVRAQRPRVAFLAHPGVDKLSHRFGQDDPRVLQALKTVDATVARLQADAGADGRGGELEIWVVSDHGHEDVANHEDLERTVSDAGWSVKAHPNVLKGRDVGVMVSGNCMAHIYVALDEEHNRGWEHFEARFGSLLGLLLHRPAVDLALVPRVDLSCDVLSRTHGRARVSIEFTSPEAFATLGPCALPNPHHPEARLTYEPLDGDPLQLGGPVRAVDPTTAWQLTRESAYPDSLVQILALANAPRSGDIILSAAHGWDLRARWEPSLHYSGHGALRRDQMLVPLLMSRRVDATPRRTTEIYASALEALGLASPRDVVLDGGSFLSRAGGTQLARS; this comes from the coding sequence GTGACGCTCTGCATCGTGGTGGCCGACGGCGCGCGGCCGGAGACGCTGTGGCGGGCGATCGATGCGGGCGAGCTCCCGGCCCTGGCCCGCGTGCGCGCGCAGGGATCCGCGCACACGATCACTACCGTGTTTCCCTCGGTCACCGGGAGCGCGTACACGCCCTTCCTCGTGGGCATGCATCCGGGGCGCGCCGGGCTACCCGGCCTCCGTTGGTACGATCGTTCCCGGTTCAACACGCTGTGGCCGGCACACGCGCGCAGCTACGTGGGGATCGGAGGGATGCGGGCCGACAAGGACCTGACTCCCGAAGCTCGCACACTGTTTGAGGTCGAACCCCGCTCGCTCGGCGGCTTCACCTACATCGGGCGCGGTCTCCGTGGACGACGGCGCATCGGGACGGGCACTGGTTTCGCAGCGCGCATGGCGTGGACTCACTTCCGCGCGGACGTCGACTCGTGGCTGCGCTTCGACAGGTGGCTGGGCGAGGAGTTCGCGCGCCGAGTGCGCGCGCAGCGGCCGCGGGTCGCGTTTCTCGCGCACCCTGGGGTGGACAAGCTCTCGCACCGATTCGGGCAGGACGATCCGCGTGTGCTGCAGGCGCTCAAGACCGTGGACGCGACGGTTGCGCGATTGCAGGCAGACGCCGGGGCGGACGGTCGTGGCGGCGAACTTGAGATCTGGGTGGTGAGCGACCACGGACACGAAGACGTTGCCAATCACGAAGACCTCGAGCGGACCGTTTCCGACGCCGGATGGTCTGTCAAGGCTCATCCGAATGTGCTCAAAGGGCGCGATGTTGGCGTGATGGTGAGCGGAAACTGTATGGCTCACATCTACGTTGCGCTCGATGAAGAGCACAATCGAGGCTGGGAGCATTTCGAAGCGAGGTTTGGATCGCTTCTTGGCCTGCTGCTCCATCGACCGGCAGTCGACCTCGCGCTCGTACCGCGCGTCGACCTGTCCTGCGATGTCCTGAGTCGCACGCACGGCCGGGCCCGCGTGTCCATCGAGTTCACGTCGCCAGAGGCGTTCGCGACGCTGGGCCCCTGTGCGCTGCCGAACCCGCATCACCCGGAAGCCCGATTGACCTACGAGCCACTCGACGGCGATCCGCTGCAACTCGGTGGTCCCGTCCGCGCCGTGGACCCCACGACCGCCTGGCAGCTCACGCGCGAGTCCGCGTATCCCGACTCTCTCGTGCAGATCCTTGCACTCGCCAACGCGCCGCGCTCGGGCGACATCATCCTCTCGGCGGCCCACGGCTGGGACTTGCGCGCCCGCTGGGAGCCGTCATTGCACTACAGCGGCCACGGCGCGCTGCGACGTGACCAGATGCTCGTACCGCTGTTGATGTCGAGGCGCGTCGACGCCACGCCGCGCCGCACGACCGAGATCTATGCGAGCGCGCTCGAGGCGCTCGGACTCGCGTCGCCGCGCGATGTGGTTCTCGACGGCGGGAGCTTCCTGTCGCGCGCTGGCGGGACGCAGCTCGCGCGAAGCTAG